The following proteins come from a genomic window of Micromonas commoda chromosome 2, complete sequence:
- a CDS encoding predicted protein produces the protein MCHLHRMLDSADFDRLLKGLQNEMKAKKVRSVVEKGPPPLPTSSGGTSRNGFGTFTPRGRSLNATPDRTRPNSRSERVDGDLLSQHKFGRRAGGAAAGANQRKDTHALDSGRVSPAPLPLAEPVARKPIARGGGGGGDDGSAKMMDALRARASIKSSPQRGPGGSRNGSPPGGDGGNGGKLLEALAPAFVKLKSKDWTERLDGLRKLEAVAKRANSASFTERATTQMFDVMTPTIGDSNSKVSSQALETLTDILPSIRDGMAPALKTLVPKLAAGIGSTNEKVRGAAEEACESLVDSVSPELLAQPFAHCVTYGVARAKPALLHRLADVVEAVHPTKPQLISKHVLPAAMSTLMNEKNLEIKAANASLVSTIARLLGKEALLQHAQAISPAAERKMEQCLSGK, from the coding sequence ATGTGCCACCTGCACCGAATGCTCGACTCGGCGGATTTCGACCGGCTGCTCAAGGGTCTGCAGAACGAGatgaaggcgaagaaggttCGGTCCGTGGTGGAAAAGGGCCCTCCGCCGCTGCCCACGAGCAGCGGCGGCACCAGCAGGAACGGCTTCGGCACGTTCACCCCCAGGGGCCGCAGCTTAAACGCCACCCCGGACCGCACCAGGCCCAACAGCCGatccgaacgcgtcgacggcgacctcCTCTCGCAGCACAAGtttggacgccgcgcggggggcgccgccgccggcgccaaccAACGGAAGGACACGCACGCGCTCGACAGCGGGCGGgtctcgccggcgccgctcccgctcgccgagccggtggcgcgcaagccgatcgcgcgcggcggtgggggcggtggcgacgacgggtccgcgAAGATGATGGACGCGCTGAGGGCTCGAGCGTCGATCAAGTCGAGCCCGCAACGCGGTCCGGGCGGGTCTCGCAACGGCAGCCCTCCCGGGGGAGACGGGGGAAACGGCGGTAAGCTCCTCGAGGCGTTGGCTCCGGCGTTCGTTAAGCTCAAGTCCAAGGACTGGACGGAGCGGCTCGACGGACTGAGGAAGCTGGAGGCTGTCGCCAAGCGCGCAAACTCGGCTTCGTTCACggagcgggcgacgacgcagatGTTCGACGTGATGACTCCCACGATTGGCGACTCCAACTCGAAGGTTTCTtcgcaggcgctcgagacgCTGACGGATATCTTACCCTCCATCCGCGACGggatggcgcccgcgctgaaGACGCTCGTCcccaagctcgccgcggggattGGTTCCACGAACGAGaaggttcgcggcgccgcggaggaggcttgCGAGTCGCTGGTGGACTCCGTCTCGCCCGAGCTCCTGGCTCAGCCGTTTGCGCACTGCGTGACGTACGGcgtggcgagggcgaagcCGGCGCTGCTGCACAGActggcggacgtcgtcgaggctgtGCACCCGACGAAGCCGCAGCTGATCAGCAAGCACGtgctcccggcggcgatgtccacGCTCATGAACGAGAAGAACCTGGAGATCAAGGCGGCGAATGCGTCGCTCGTGTCGACCATCGCGAGGCTCCTCGGGAAGGAGGCTCTGCTGCAGCACGCGCAGGCcatctcgcccgcggcggaacgGAAGATGGAACAGTGCCTGTCCGGCAAGTAG
- a CDS encoding predicted protein, with protein sequence MAAMTVSMTGVRASATPSTRRARIGSRQVAPSAFRRAAVTSGRRSNALVVKAEGMDDIMKKYNEITYKIPPIVTAAAVPVVGLSLLCKAVTGHGLPGTLLGSIEGISWLVLPLGAGSLAPKLGDLGKAADVSEAIKILTTEGRAYGGFGEDSRGKNATERLASISKAVDPNSPLGQQMADIERRKKELESETPEQKAAREALKKELAAQALGLGKDISSDSEKEADEKGRDGLLAKPVTQTLKESMTVENYDEDITKYDDKALGSKLNLSTTEVEKGAPKNNKGDKWREQYRQEEDAAGAAE encoded by the exons ATGGCCGCCATGACCGTCTCCATGACCGGCgttcgcgcctccgcgacgccctccacCCGCAGGGCTCGCATCGGGTCTCGCCAGGTCGCCCCCTCCGCgttccgccgcgccgcggtgacctcCGGACGCCGCTCCAACGCCCTCGTG GTCAAGGCCGAGGGCATGGACGACATCATGAAGAAGTACAACGAGATCACCTACAAGATCCCTCccatcgtcaccgccgccgcggtgcccgtCGTCGGCCTCTCCCTGCTGTGCAAGGCGGTTACCGGCCACGGCCTCCCCGGCACCCTCCTCGGCTCCATCGAGGGCATCTCCTGGCTCGTCCtccccctcggcgccggctccctcgcgcccaagctcggcgacctcggcaaGGCCGCCGACGTCTCCGAGGCGATCAAGATCCTCACCACCGAGGGCCGCGCCtacggcggcttcggcgaggACTCCCGCGGCAAGAACGCCACCGAGAggctcgcgtccatctccaAGGCTGTGGACCCCAACTCCCCGCTCGGCCAGCAGATGGCGGACATCGAGCGCCgcaagaaggagctcgagtcCGAGACCCCCGAGCAGaaggccgcgcgcgaggcgctgaagaaggagctcgccgcgcaggcccTCGGTCTCGGCAAGGACATCTCGTCGGATTccgagaaggaggctgaCGAGAAGGGCCGCGACGGCCTCCTCGCCAAGCCCGTGACGCAGACGCTCAAGGAGTCCATGACCGTGGAGAACTACGATGAGGACATCACCAAGTACGACGACAAGGCGCTGGGCAGCAAGCTCAACCTGTCCACCACGGAGGTTGAGAAGGGCGCGCCCAAGAACAACAAGGGCGACAAGTGGCGCGAGCAGTACAggcaggaggaggacgcggctggcgccgccgagtga
- a CDS encoding predicted protein, whose protein sequence is LRGYGAARLVPRRDYALSELKLNGIEAEKLLSPTESTISGLRDVLGRVALVSVGAWVLSSHPSGAQVTGVLATAAAAIAIDQVTFAGGMEALALDTLAQATSKTYVARLRLHEAAHFLVAYLMGILPKGYTLSSLDAYKEYGALNVQAGCAFCDGAFQAEVAKGKITSGSLGRFSCVALAGIGMEYVAYGFAEGGVADVRQLDGMLRALAFSQKKSDSEVRWAVLNTISILRRHEGTVRKLSERMAAGASVGECIRLIEDSLD, encoded by the coding sequence ctccgcggctaCGGAGCGGCTCGACTCGTGCCCCGACGCGATTACGCCCTCTCCGAGCTCAAGCTGAACGGCATCGAGGCGGAGAAACTCCTGTCCCCGACCGAGAGCACCATATCGGGCCTGCGGGACGtgctcggccgcgtcgcgctcgtctcgGTGGGCGCGTGGGTGCTGTCGTCGcacccgtcgggcgcgcAGGTCACCGGCGTTTTGgcaaccgccgcggcggcgattgcgATTGACCAGGTGACCTTCGCCGGGGggatggaggcgctcgcgctggacaCGTTGGCGCAGGCGACGAGCAAAACGTACGTCGCCAGGCTTCGGCTccacgaggcggcgcactTTCTCGTGGCGTACCTCATGGGCATACTCCCGAAGGGGTACACGCTGTCAAGCTTAGATGCGTATAAAGAGTACGGCGCGCTCAACGTCCAAGCCGGTTGCGCCTTCTGCGACGGGGCGTTCCAGGCGGAGGTTGCCAAGGGGAAGATAACCAGCGGGTCGTTGGGGCGGTTCAGCTGCGTGGCGCTGGCGGGCATAGGGATGGAGTACGTGGCGTACGGGTTCGCGGaggggggcgtcgccgacgtgaGGCAGCTGGACGGGATGCTGCGGGCGCTGGCGTTTTCGCAGAAGAAGAGCGACAGCGAGGTGCGGTGGGCGGTGCTCAACACGATATCGATCCTGCGGAGGCACGAGGGGACGGTGCGGAAGCTGAGCGAACGAATGGCTGCGGGGGCGTCCGTCGGCGAGTGCATCCGGCTCATAGAGGacagcctcgac
- a CDS encoding predicted protein, whose product MTTTAVTVALAPAAPRVAATRRHRQPAPNRRARAGVVAKAVEIEPDGVLDDMPEGAPSPPAPEPIAARTVSRAPLACPVSLQALDDAGYSPRNGLRYGKTDGIWDLTIGAATNARSSEPVSLQDLARSFLPPELRGLIPTSSYLGTSTFETPQVAFAYERGWRDSFARAGFPGPDEEFRLAQAKLLPFAAGKCVVDASCGSGLFTRRFVKSGDYGCVVALDFSDAMLRQARTFATEEGLVDGKNEATLTNQEDLLFVRADIARIPMTSDSVGGVHAGAAIHCWPQPREAVAEICRVLEPGGSFCGTTFLTPQLPFADDETQQRVDAAMRELQAAVVGRAGGARGFRQWNKKDLRDLCVECGLVDFECDIRGGFIFFSARKPAPVA is encoded by the coding sequence atgacgacgacggcagtcaccgtggcgctcgcgcccgccgcccctcgcgtcgcggcgacccgtcgtcaccgccaacCGGCGCCCAacaggcgcgcgagggccggTGTCGTGGCGAAGGCTGTCGAGATCGAGCCCGACGGAGTGCTCGACGACATGCCCGAGGGCGCCCCgtctccccccgcgcccgagcccatcgccgccagaACCGTATCGAGGGCCCCGCTGGCGTGCCCCGTGTCCCTCCaggccctcgacgacgccggataCAGCCCACGCAACGGCCTCCGGTACGGCAAGACGGACGGCATCTGGGACCTcaccatcggcgccgcgaccaaCGCCCGCTCGTCCGAGCCCGTCTCCCTCCAggacctcgcgcgctcgttccTCCCtcccgagctccgcggccTCATCCCCACGTCCTCCTACCTCGGAACCAGCACGTTCGAGACCCCGCAGGTTGCGTTCGCGTACGAACGCGGCTGGCGGGACTcgttcgcccgcgcgggatTCCCGGGGCCCGACGAGGAGTTCCGGCTCGCTCAGGCGAAGCTCctgccgttcgcggcgggcaaGTGCGTGGTTGACGCGTCGTGCGGCAGCGGGTTGTTCACCCGGCGGTTCGTCAAGAGCGGGGACTACGGGTGCGTCGTGGCGCTGGACTTTAGCGACGCGATGCTTCGGCAGGCGAGGACGTTTGCGACGGAGGAGGGGCTCGTGGACGGAAAAAATGAAGCGACGTTAACGAACCAGGAGGATCTCCTGTTCGTCcgcgcggacatcgcgagGATCCCGATGACGAGCGACAGCGTCGGGGGCGTGCACGCGGGGGCCGCTATTCACTGCTGGCCGCAGCCCAGGGAGGCTGTCGCGGAGATTTGCAGGGTGTTGGAACCCGGCGGCTCGTTCTGCGGCACGACGTTCCTCACCCCGCAGCTTccgttcgcggacgacgagacgcagcagcgggtggacgcggcgatgcgggagctgcaggcggcggtggtgggcagggcgggcggcgccaggGGGTTCAGGCAGTGGAACAAGAAGGACCTCAGGGATTTGTGCGTCGAGTGCGGGTTGGTGGATTTCGAGTGCGacatccgcggcgggttcaTCTTCTTCAGCGCGAggaagcccgcgcccgtcgcatAA
- a CDS encoding predicted protein, with translation MADTEAPVAPTEPAGPSPYEEKAPYYAKRIELFEKYFEREGAKVEEAKSKNEPIKVVMPDGAIKEGIKFVTSPWDIAMGIHKKLAQGSLLAHVDGQDWDMRRPLEGDCSLKLFGFDDPEGKELYWHSSAHVLGEALELEYGADLTIGPSIEEGFYYDCFLGERTLSASETDGIQKRMEAIIKEKQPFQRIVVSRAEALEMFQENKFKVELISNLPEDATISCYRCGPMVDLCRGPHLPDTAWIKTVSVNQCSRAHWRADVTKDPLVRVYAVTFPDKKLMAEYKLRIEEAKKRDHRLIGLNQELFFFHTLSPGSCFFLPQGAKIYNKLMEFIREKYWEYEYDEVITPNVYNFDLWKTSGHAAHYKENMFSFDVEKAEFGLKPMNCPGHCVMFGNRKRSFRELPMRLADFGVLHRNEFSGALHGLTRVRRFQQDDAHIFCRQDQMEKELAAFVKMLDEIYEVFGLTYEMKLSTRPEGYLGELETWNKAEAALEAALNGTGKEWKLNPGDGAFYGPKIDITVFDALKRRFQCATVQLDFQLPIRFNLSYVSEANEPERPIIIHRAILGSVERMFAILTEHFAGKWPFWLSPRQVMIVPISEQSRDYAHEVRSVLRKEGFYCEVDDSDRKMQKKVREAQLEQWNYILVVGEGEKTNRTVNIRTRDNVVHGEHKLEEGLLETLLEERRTKSLTCLFGVEKSAAAAAEKAAADAAAKAAAVEAVAEAQ, from the coding sequence ATGGCTGACACCGAGGCGCCGGTGGCTCCCACCGAGCCCGCGGGCCCTTCCCCGTACGAGGAAAAGGCCCCGTACTATGCCAAGCGCATCGAACTCTTCGAGAAGTActtcgagcgcgagggcgccaaggtcgaggaggccaagTCCAAGAACGAGCCCATCAAGGTGGTCATGCCCGACGGCGCCATCAAGGAGGGCATCAAGTTCGTCACCTCCCCCTGGGACATCGCCATGGGCATCCACAAGAAGCTGGCGCAGGGAtccctcctcgcccacgTCGACGGCCAGGACTGGGACATGCGCAGGCCCCTTGAGGGCGACTGCTCCCTCAAGCTCTTCGGCTTTGACGACCCCGAGGGCAAGGAGCTGTACTGGCACTCATCCgcgcacgtcctcggcgaggcgctcgagctcgagtaCGGAGCCGACCTCACCATCGGACCCTCCATCGAGGAGGGATTCTACTACGATTGCTTCCTCGGAGAACGCACGCTGAGCGCCAGCGAGACGGACGGCATCCAGAAGCGCATGGAGGCGATCATCAAGGAGAAGCAGCCCTTCCAGCGCATCGTGGTGAGCCGagccgaggcgctggagatgTTCCAGGAGAATAAGTTCAAGGTTGAGCTCATCAGCAACCTCCCGGAGGACGCCACCATTTCCTGCTACCGCTGCGGCCCCATGGTCGACCTCTGCCGCGGCCCCCACCTCCCCGACACCGCGTGGATCAAGACGGTGTCCGTCAACCAGTGCTCGCGGGCGCACTGGAGAGCCGACGTCACCAAGGACCCTCTGGTCCGCGTCTACGCCGTCACCTTCCCCGACAAGAAGCTCATGGCCGAGTACAAGCTTcgcatcgaggaggcgaagaagcgcGACCACCGCCTGATCGGTCTCAACCAGGAGCTCTTCTTCTTCCACACCCTCTCCCCGGGCTCGTGCTTCTTCCTGCCGCAGGGCGCCAAGATTTACAACAAGCTGATGGAGTTCATCCGCGAGAAGTACTGGGAGTACGAGTACGACGAGGTCATCACCCCGAACGTGTACAACTTCGACCTGTGGAAGACCTCCGGTCACGCGGCGCATTACAAGGAGAACATGTTCTCGTTCGacgtggagaaggcggagtTTGGCCTGAAGCCGATGAACTGCCCCGGGCACTGCGTGATGTTCGGCAACCGCAAGCGATCCTTCCGCGAGCTGCCCATGAGGCTCGCCGACTTTGGCGTGCTCCACCGCAACGAATTCAGCGGCGCGCTGCACGGTCTCACTCGCGTGCGCAGGTTCCAGCAGGACGACGCGCACATCTTTTGCCGCCAGGATCAGATGGAGAAGGAGCTTGCGGCTTTCGTGAAGATGCTCGACGAGATTTACGAGGTCTTCGGCCTCACCTACGAGATGAAGCTCTCCACCAGGCCCGAGGGGTACCTCGGCGAACTGGAGACCTGGAacaaggcggaggctgcgctggaggcggcgctgaacGGTACGGGCAAGGAGTGGAAGCTCAAccccggcgatggcgcctTCTACGGTCCCAAGATTGACATCACCGTCTTTGACGCGCTCAAGCGAAGGTTCCAGTGCGCCACCGTGCAGCTCGATTTCCAGTTGCCCATCCGTTTCAACCTGTCTTACGTCAGCGAGGCGAACGAGCCCGAGCGCCCGATCATCATCCAccgcgccatcctcggctCCGTGGAGCGCATGTTTGCCATCCTCACCGAGCACTTTGCGGGGAAGTGGCCCTTCTGGCTCTCGCCCAGGCAGGTGATGATCGTGCCCATCAGCGAGCAGAGCAGGGACTATGCGCATGAGGTTCGCAGCGTGCTTCGCAAGGAGGGCTTCTACTGCGAGGTTGACGATAGCGATCGCAAGATGCAGAAGAAGGTTCGcgaggcgcagctcgagCAGTGGAACTACATCCTCGtcgtgggcgagggcgagaagACCAACCGCACGGTTAACATTCGCACGAGGGACAACGTGGTGCACGGCGAGCACAAGCTGGAGGAGGGTCTGCTGGAGACCCTCCTCGAGGAGAGGAGGACGAAGAGCCTGACGTGCTTGTTCGGCGTGGAGAAgagtgcggcggcggcggcggagaaggcggcggcggacgctgccgcgaaggctgcggcggtTGAAGctgtcgccgaggcgcagtAG
- a CDS encoding predicted protein, with the protein MASAEETPRESEIPSARTEVAPAEKEEGWDSQEEDPSEARGGDPLVLLALAAAAELVEEPPERPEQAAGFAPDPSEGHKDFVDTLLGGDGACAPSRRALQAPRYLADPLSRLDTKRTKEPTAGLWDNAEVRGRVADVVNSLKAEASFASRPAAAASLPSRDDPAGDSFDLGSLGGSLGLGGGPDRGSSPRFSPPIAPVTGMPRLGERKRRNAVFNSPHRLAPWGEGVRVTPSLSLSPREVLDRYDRSPDRSFEEENADDLQFHLDMEYPLAHQRSERVDGRDDVDTPELSSDGTEESPVRLRPNIGLASPRYTSRFFSSRGGR; encoded by the coding sequence atggcgagcgcggaggagactCCGCGCGAAAGCGAGatcccgtcggcgcggacggaagtcgcgcccgcggagaaAGAGGAGGGATGGGACAGCCAGGAAGAGGACCCCTcggaggcgcgaggaggagacccGCTCGTTTTGTtagcgctcgccgccgccgcggaactGGTCGAGGAGCCCCCGGAGCGGCCCGAACAGGCGGCAGGATTCGCGCCTGATCCATCTGAGGGGCACAAAGACTTCGTCGATACCCTGCTCGGCGGAGATGGAGCGTGCGCCCCGTCTCGCCGTGCCCTTCAAGCGCCCCGTTACCTCGCCGACCCGCTCAGCCGACTCGATACGAAGCGAACGAAGGAGCCGACGGCGGGTCTGTGGGACAACGCCGAGGTCCGAGGGCGCGTGGCGGACGTGGTCAACTCTCTGAAAGCAGAGGCATCGTTCgcatcgcgccccgcggccgccgcatCGCTCCCGTCacgcgacgatcccgcggGCGACAGCTTCGACTTGGGCTCactcggcggcagcctcgggcTTGGTGGCGGGCCCGATCGCGGTTCTTCCCCCCGCTTCTCGCCCCCGATAGCTCCAGTGACCGGGATGCCTCGGCTCGGAGAGAGGAAGCGCCGGAACGCCGTGTTCAACTCACCCCACCGCCTCGCTCCGTGGGGCGAAGGAGTGAGGGTCACACCGTCGCTGTCCCTCTCACCTCGTGAAGTCTTGGACAGGTACGATCGCTCCCCCGACCGTTccttcgaggaggagaacgCGGATGACTTACAATTTCACCTGGACATGGAGTATCCCCTGGCACACCAGCGGTCGGAACGGGTGGACGGGCGTGACGACGTGGATACGCCGGAGCTGTCGAGCGACGGCACCGAGGAGTCGCCCGTGAGGCTGAGACCAAACATCGGCTTAGCTTCACCTCGCTACACCTCGCGCTTCTTCagctcccgcggcggtcggtaA
- a CDS encoding predicted protein — protein sequence MGGPGEIVQRFGRAIEAIIREDRADAEVAGDAALIPDVLPPRAAVTIDPEHALERAEGITAKEFKRNYFNADKPVCLGNLGGSWPALAKWRDLRWLAREHGHRNVPLEVGAYDDAANWKEEVMLLSSFIDEYLMPGLKKELAGEDQGREGRRIAYLAQHQLFEQLPGLLGDFDPPPVCDVAGGVQRVNAWIGTAGTVTPCHFDSYDNLLGQVAGYKFVRLYSEDDSPFLYRHQGARDAQGNISRVDVERPDLERFPLFAKATHMDVVLGPGEFIYIPARCWHYVRALTTSVSLNFLF from the exons ATGGGTGGACCGGGAGAGATCGTCCAGAGGTTCGGGCGAGCGATCGAGGCGATCatccgcgaggaccgcgcggatgccgaggtcgccggggacgcggcgctcatccctgacgtcctcccgccgcgcgccgcggtgacgatcGACCCGGAGCacgcgctcgaacgcgccgaggggaTCACCGCGAAGGAGTTCAAGCGCAACTATTTCAATGCCGATAAGCCCGTGTGCCTCGGCAACCTCGGCGGGTCGTggccggcgctggcgaagtGGCGCGACCTCCGTTGGCTGGCTCGCGAGCACGGTCACCGAAACGTCCCGCTCGAGGTTGGCGcctacgacgacgcggcgaactgGAAGGAGGAGGTGATGCTCCTCTCGTCGTTCATAGACGAGTACTTGATGCCGGGACTGAAAaaggagctcgcgggcgaggaccaAGGACGCGAAGGAAGGCGGATAGCGTACCTCGCGCAGCACCAACTCTTCGAGCAGTTACCCGGTTTGCTCGGCGActtcgacccgccgccggtgtgcgacgtcgcgggcggggtgcAGCGAGTGAACGCCTGGATAGGCACCGCCGGAACCGTCACGCCGTGCCATTTCGACAGCTACGATAACTTGCTGGGACAGGTGGCTGGGTACAAGTTCGTGCGGCTGTACTCGGAGGACGACTCGCCGTTTTTGTACCGGCACCAGGGCGC ACGCGACGCTCAGGGGAACATATcgcgcgtggacgtggagcGCCCCGACCTCGAGCGGTTCCCGCTGTTTGCCAAGGCGACGCACATGGACGTGGTGCTCGGTCCCGGGGAGTTCATATACATCCCCGCCAGGTGCTGGCACTACGTCAGGGCGTTAACCACCAGCGTGTCGCTCAACTTCCTGTTCTAG
- the ATPD gene encoding H+-or Na+-translocating f-type, v-type and A-type ATPase superfamily (protons (chloroplast)) has product MGKAQARGSMVVVAAGAVANGYASALVEACADAKALDSVHGDIETITAYMAANPAMSTFLANPTMEPKKKKDVLAKLGKEASFHPFTSNFLNLLVDKSRIGQLDAIAEEFEALYCESTDTQVATVTSAVKLENEQQFMIAKKIQEMTGAKNIKLKPEVDPSLLGGFVVTYGKDGSGYIDMSVAGQVRQLKNEIVVA; this is encoded by the exons ATGGGCAAGGCTCAGGCCCGTGGCTCcatggtcgtcgtcgcg gccggcgccgtcgccaacggcTACGCCTCCGCTCTCGTCGAGGCGTGCGCTGACGCCAAGGCTCTCGACTCCGTCCACGGCGACATCGAGACCATCACCGCCTACATGGCTGCCAACCCCGCCATGAGCACCTTCCTGGCCAACCCCACCATGGagcccaagaagaagaaggatgtgctcgccaagctcggcAAGGAGGCTTCCTTCCACCCCTTCACCTCCAACTTCCTCAACCTTCTCGTCGACAAGTCCCGCATCGGTcagctcgacgccatcgctGAGGAGTTCGAGGCTCTCTACTGCGAGTCCACTGACACCCAG GTTGCCACCGTGACTTCCGCTGTCAAGCTCGAGAACGAGCAGCAGTTCATGATCGCCAAGAAGATCCAGGAGATGACCGGCGCCAAGAACATCAAGCTCAAGCCCGAGGTTGACCCCTCCCTCCTTGGCGGCTTCGTTGTCACCTACGGCAAGGACGGTTCCGGTTACATTGACATGTCCGTCGCGGGCCAGGTTCGTCAGCTCAAGAACgagatcgtcgtcgcctaA